In Bradyrhizobium lablabi, one DNA window encodes the following:
- the hydA gene encoding dihydropyrimidinase, with product MTKLDLAIRGGTVVTASDTFRADVGVRDGRIVAVAAEIEGATREIDASGLLVLPGGIDSHVHIAQPSGPDVVMADDFASATAAAAAGGNTCIMPFALQQRGTSLRRCVEDYVRQAEGECHIDVSIHLIISDPTPEVLGQELPALLKAGYTSFKVFMTYDDLVLNDRQLLEVFEVARRERALVMVHAEGYDAIKYMTDRLERAGQTSPFFHATSRPELVEREAAHRAISHAELIDVPIMIVHVSGREAMEQIRWAQRRGLKVYAETCPQYLTLTADDLQGLNMEGAKYVCSPPPRDAASQAAIWEGLQQGVFQTFSSDHCPFRYESSEGKLTPKARTSFRWVPNGIPGIETRLPILFSEGVSAGRISLNRFVELTSTNHAKMYGLYPRKGSIGVGFDADITLWDPHRRETIRQENLHHGSDYTPWEGFEVTGWPVMTIARGEIVARDGMIVGNKGAGRILERDISAYA from the coding sequence ATGACCAAGCTGGATCTTGCCATTCGTGGCGGCACCGTTGTCACGGCTTCCGACACATTTCGCGCCGATGTCGGCGTTCGCGATGGGCGCATCGTCGCGGTTGCCGCGGAGATCGAGGGAGCGACGCGCGAGATCGACGCCTCCGGGTTGCTGGTGCTTCCGGGCGGCATCGACAGCCACGTGCATATCGCCCAGCCTTCCGGGCCCGATGTCGTGATGGCGGATGACTTCGCTTCGGCGACCGCCGCCGCCGCCGCCGGCGGCAATACCTGCATCATGCCGTTCGCCCTGCAGCAGCGCGGCACGAGTTTGCGCCGATGCGTCGAGGATTACGTGCGTCAGGCAGAGGGCGAATGCCACATCGATGTCTCCATTCACTTGATCATCTCCGATCCTACGCCGGAGGTTCTCGGACAGGAGCTGCCGGCGCTGCTGAAGGCCGGCTACACATCGTTCAAGGTGTTTATGACCTACGACGACCTCGTGCTGAACGACCGGCAACTGCTCGAAGTATTCGAGGTGGCGCGCCGTGAGCGCGCACTCGTGATGGTGCATGCGGAAGGCTATGATGCCATCAAATACATGACCGACCGATTAGAGCGCGCGGGACAGACCTCGCCGTTTTTTCACGCGACCTCCCGCCCGGAGCTGGTTGAGCGTGAAGCGGCACACCGCGCGATCAGTCACGCCGAACTGATCGATGTGCCAATCATGATTGTTCACGTTTCAGGTCGCGAGGCGATGGAGCAGATTCGCTGGGCGCAGCGGCGCGGCCTGAAAGTTTATGCCGAGACCTGCCCGCAATATCTGACGCTGACCGCGGACGATCTTCAGGGTCTGAACATGGAAGGCGCAAAATACGTCTGTTCGCCGCCGCCCCGCGATGCGGCCAGCCAGGCGGCGATCTGGGAAGGCCTGCAGCAGGGCGTGTTCCAGACCTTCTCCTCGGATCACTGCCCGTTCCGATACGAAAGCAGTGAAGGCAAGCTCACGCCCAAGGCCAGAACGTCGTTTCGCTGGGTTCCGAATGGCATTCCGGGGATCGAAACACGGCTGCCGATCCTGTTTTCGGAAGGAGTTTCGGCAGGTCGAATTTCGCTGAACAGGTTTGTCGAGCTAACCTCTACCAATCACGCCAAGATGTACGGTCTTTACCCGCGAAAGGGATCGATCGGCGTCGGCTTCGACGCCGATATCACTTTGTGGGATCCCCACCGTCGCGAGACGATCCGACAGGAGAATCTGCACCACGGCTCCGACTACACCCCGTGGGAGGGCTTCGAGGTTACCGGATGGCCGGTGATGACGATCGCCCGGGGCGAGATTGTTGCACGTGATGGCATGATCGTCGGCAACAAGGGCGCAGGCCGGATTTTGGAGCGAGATATTTCGGCTTACGCCTAA
- a CDS encoding sensor histidine kinase: MSKPADKPEVVQLPAEPPVAVPASHRRIAAQRVREARDRLTSTSGTRPAFDRELLRQYAQTRLSASYVVMLLVVASGLLFGFWMQPVSAAAWTCGMLCIHAVTIRNCRRFLLEKPSLTRTRKWRTQFVLLDLFYGLCWTTILIHPASPDAVSNALMMFLILLVIAVSSMLAASLPIAALAATAPVTAAIALNFVLSGSFDNYVLALLAVAAEGYFALLAHRLHSTTLATLEARAEKDALIGELEQAKAISDEARHRAESANVAKSRFLAQMSHELRTPLNAILGFSEVMKSEIFGAHTVPVYKEYSADIHNSGVHLLNLINEILDLSRIEAGRYELNEEAVSLVHVVADCHHLLKLRASSRGITIHEVFEQGMPRIWGDERATRQIVLNLLSNSIKFTPQGGEIWLKAGWTASGGQYLSVKDTGSGIAEDEIPIVLASFGQGSNSIKSAEQGAGLGLPIAKSLIDMHGGTFTLKSKLRIGTEVIITFPPERVMSALAPMAEEAPPLQPETAGTATADDKRRPRNKPIMSAGTGL; the protein is encoded by the coding sequence ATGAGTAAACCCGCAGATAAGCCCGAAGTTGTGCAGCTTCCGGCTGAACCGCCTGTCGCCGTGCCGGCAAGTCACCGCCGCATCGCCGCGCAGCGGGTCCGCGAGGCGCGGGATCGGTTAACGTCAACCAGCGGAACCCGTCCCGCTTTCGATCGCGAATTGCTTCGGCAATATGCCCAGACCCGGCTGTCGGCATCCTATGTCGTGATGCTGCTCGTGGTAGCATCTGGCCTGTTGTTCGGCTTCTGGATGCAGCCGGTTTCGGCCGCGGCCTGGACCTGCGGCATGCTCTGCATCCACGCCGTCACCATCCGCAATTGCCGCAGATTCCTGCTGGAGAAGCCCTCGCTGACCCGAACCCGCAAGTGGCGGACGCAGTTCGTGCTGCTCGATCTGTTCTACGGGCTGTGCTGGACCACGATCCTGATTCACCCGGCGAGCCCCGACGCGGTTTCGAACGCGCTGATGATGTTCCTGATCCTGTTGGTGATCGCGGTCTCGAGCATGCTCGCGGCGAGCCTGCCGATCGCAGCGCTCGCGGCGACCGCGCCGGTCACCGCGGCGATTGCGCTGAATTTCGTGCTGAGCGGTTCATTCGACAATTACGTGCTGGCGTTGCTCGCGGTCGCCGCCGAGGGCTATTTCGCGCTGCTTGCCCACCGCCTGCATTCGACCACGCTGGCGACGCTGGAGGCGCGCGCCGAGAAAGATGCGCTGATCGGCGAACTCGAGCAGGCGAAGGCAATCTCGGACGAGGCGCGGCATCGCGCCGAATCCGCCAACGTCGCAAAATCGCGGTTTCTGGCGCAAATGAGCCACGAATTGCGCACGCCGCTGAACGCGATCCTCGGATTTTCCGAGGTGATGAAGAGCGAGATTTTCGGCGCCCACACGGTGCCTGTGTATAAGGAATATTCGGCCGATATTCATAATTCGGGCGTACACCTGCTCAACCTCATCAACGAAATCCTCGACCTGTCGCGGATCGAAGCCGGAAGGTACGAGCTCAACGAAGAGGCGGTATCGCTCGTGCATGTCGTCGCCGACTGCCATCATCTCTTGAAGCTGCGCGCCTCAAGCCGCGGCATCACCATTCACGAAGTGTTCGAGCAGGGCATGCCGCGCATCTGGGGCGATGAGCGCGCGACACGGCAGATCGTGCTCAATCTGTTGTCAAACTCGATCAAGTTCACCCCCCAAGGCGGCGAGATCTGGCTCAAGGCCGGATGGACCGCCTCGGGCGGACAATATCTGAGCGTCAAGGATACCGGCTCCGGGATTGCGGAGGATGAAATCCCGATCGTGCTGGCGTCCTTCGGCCAGGGCTCTAATTCGATCAAGTCAGCCGAACAGGGTGCGGGCCTTGGGCTGCCGATCGCGAAAAGCCTGATCGACATGCACGGCGGCACGTTTACGCTGAAATCAAAACTGCGCATCGGCACCGAAGTGATCATCACCTTCCCGCCGGAGCGCGTGATGTCGGCGCTCGCGCCGATGGCCGAGGAGGCGCCGCCGCTGCAGCCGGAAACCGCTGGCACAGCGACCGCCGACGACAAGCGCCGCCCGCGCAACAAGCCGATCATGAGCGCGGGGACCGGATTATGA
- a CDS encoding TIGR02281 family clan AA aspartic protease — protein MSRLLLVLLVLVATAGAVVAYGDPERIARAGDTVSELLRKRAAAPARAVQIARGQGGEFALLARINGVVAPMVIDTGATSVVLTYETAKAAGLPLELLEYDVDVETAGGHTRAARLTLDRLAIGKLVERSVPALVVPHGQMKTNLLGMSFLDRLESWEVHADRLMLHGYP, from the coding sequence GTGAGCCGCCTCCTGCTTGTCCTGTTGGTGCTGGTGGCGACCGCCGGCGCTGTGGTGGCTTATGGCGACCCCGAACGGATCGCGCGCGCGGGCGACACCGTCTCCGAATTATTGCGCAAGCGCGCCGCGGCTCCTGCGCGCGCCGTGCAGATCGCGCGCGGCCAGGGCGGCGAATTCGCGCTACTGGCCAGGATCAACGGCGTCGTCGCGCCGATGGTGATCGATACCGGCGCGACCTCGGTGGTGCTGACCTATGAGACCGCCAAGGCTGCCGGACTGCCGCTGGAGTTGCTCGAATACGACGTCGACGTCGAGACCGCCGGCGGGCACACCAGGGCGGCACGGCTGACGCTCGACCGCCTCGCCATCGGCAAGCTCGTAGAGCGCTCGGTGCCGGCGCTGGTGGTGCCGCATGGGCAGATGAAGACCAACTTGCTCGGCATGAGTTTTCTCGATCGGCTGGAAAGCTGGGAAGTGCATGCCGACCGGCTGATGCTGCACGGCTATCCATAA
- a CDS encoding NAD(P)-dependent oxidoreductase, giving the protein MIVRPFDAGETPSSKTRSKNMAKVAFLGLGVMGFPMAGHLVKKGGHEITVYNRTPAKAQAWAEKFGGKTAPTPKAAAEGQDFVMCCVGNDNDLRAVTLGADGAFAGMKKGATFVDHTTASAEIARELDAEATKRGFRFVDAPVSGGQAGAENGVLTVMCGGSEEAYAAAEPLIAAYARMCKRLGPAGSGQLTKMVNQICIAGLVQGLSEGIHFAKKSGLDVAAVIDTISKGAAQSWQMENRYKTMAEGKYDFGFAVEWMRKDLSICIAESRRNGASLPVTALVDAFYAEVEKMGGKRWDTSSLLARLER; this is encoded by the coding sequence ATGATAGTCCGGCCGTTCGACGCCGGCGAAACCCCAAGTTCTAAAACAAGGTCTAAAAACATGGCTAAAGTCGCTTTTCTCGGTCTCGGCGTGATGGGTTTCCCCATGGCAGGACACCTGGTGAAAAAGGGTGGCCACGAGATAACGGTCTACAACCGGACGCCGGCCAAGGCGCAAGCCTGGGCGGAAAAATTCGGCGGCAAGACCGCGCCGACGCCAAAAGCCGCGGCCGAGGGTCAGGATTTCGTGATGTGCTGCGTGGGCAATGACAACGACCTGCGCGCCGTCACGCTCGGCGCCGATGGCGCTTTTGCAGGCATGAAAAAGGGCGCAACTTTCGTCGATCACACCACCGCATCCGCCGAAATCGCCCGCGAGCTCGATGCGGAGGCGACCAAACGCGGTTTCAGGTTCGTCGACGCCCCGGTTTCCGGCGGCCAAGCCGGCGCGGAAAACGGCGTTTTGACCGTGATGTGCGGCGGCAGCGAGGAAGCCTATGCCGCCGCCGAGCCGCTCATCGCGGCCTATGCAAGGATGTGCAAGCGGCTCGGACCTGCGGGGTCCGGCCAATTGACAAAAATGGTCAACCAGATCTGCATCGCCGGACTGGTTCAGGGCCTTTCGGAAGGCATCCATTTCGCCAAGAAGTCCGGGCTCGATGTCGCGGCCGTGATCGACACCATCTCGAAGGGCGCCGCGCAATCCTGGCAGATGGAGAACCGCTACAAGACCATGGCCGAGGGCAAGTACGATTTCGGCTTTGCGGTCGAATGGATGCGCAAGGATCTCTCGATCTGCATCGCCGAATCCCGGCGCAACGGCGCGAGCCTGCCGGTGACGGCGCTGGTCGATGCGTTCTACGCGGAAGTCGAGAAGATGGGCGGCAAGCGCTGGGACACCTCGAGCCTGCTCGCGCGGCTGGAACGCTAG
- a CDS encoding DUF1289 domain-containing protein gives MSIDTPCIAVCMIDPRTSLCFGCGRTLPEIARWHRMERAERLAVMAELAPRMAEAGLVPPEAASTSKAG, from the coding sequence ATGAGTATAGATACGCCGTGCATCGCCGTCTGTATGATCGACCCCAGAACCAGCCTTTGTTTTGGCTGTGGACGTACGCTTCCGGAGATCGCGCGCTGGCACCGGATGGAGCGCGCGGAGCGGCTTGCGGTGATGGCGGAGCTCGCGCCGCGCATGGCGGAAGCCGGTCTGGTGCCGCCCGAGGCCGCCAGCACTTCGAAAGCCGGCTGA
- a CDS encoding SDR family NAD(P)-dependent oxidoreductase, with the protein MTGLRLADQVWIVTGAASGIGRAIARLFASQGARIVVADVTQQVIEGGMPTIDVIAAEGGKAVYVRTDVSRREQVDATVAETVSRYGRLDGIVNNACIRHARPLLEMDEGDWERVLKVNLTGTYLCCRAAVRQMITQEPRGEVRGRIVNLSSQHGFIAAPADIAYGTSKAAIAYLTRQIAADYAAHGIVCNAVAPGKIQTGATGRAIDPEVLDRAHRRTPWPRLGLPDDVARAALFLASDDASFVTGVNLMVDGGWTAA; encoded by the coding sequence ATGACCGGCCTTAGGCTCGCGGATCAGGTGTGGATCGTGACCGGTGCCGCGTCCGGCATCGGCCGCGCCATCGCCCGGCTATTTGCGTCCCAAGGCGCGCGCATCGTGGTTGCAGATGTGACGCAACAGGTTATCGAGGGCGGCATGCCGACCATCGATGTGATTGCGGCGGAGGGCGGCAAGGCCGTCTATGTTCGGACCGACGTCTCGCGGCGCGAGCAGGTTGACGCGACGGTCGCCGAGACCGTCTCCCGTTACGGCCGCCTCGACGGCATCGTCAACAATGCCTGCATTCGTCATGCAAGACCGCTGCTGGAGATGGACGAGGGCGATTGGGAGCGCGTTCTCAAGGTCAATCTGACGGGGACCTATTTGTGTTGTCGCGCGGCCGTCAGGCAAATGATAACTCAGGAGCCGCGCGGCGAGGTCCGGGGGCGGATCGTTAATCTGTCTTCGCAACACGGATTCATCGCCGCGCCGGCCGACATTGCCTATGGCACATCGAAGGCGGCGATTGCTTACCTGACCCGGCAAATCGCGGCCGATTACGCCGCCCACGGCATCGTCTGCAATGCCGTCGCGCCGGGCAAAATCCAGACCGGCGCCACCGGCCGTGCGATCGATCCCGAGGTGCTGGATCGTGCGCATCGGCGGACGCCATGGCCGCGGCTCGGGCTGCCCGATGACGTGGCACGGGCGGCGTTGTTTCTTGCCAGCGATGATGCGAGTTTTGTGACCGGCGTCAATCTGATGGTGGACGGTGGATGGACCGCGGCCTGA
- a CDS encoding VOC family protein translates to MSVSVGVLDHFNIRTRHLADTVRFYEDILGLEKGARPNFAFPGAWMYSEGKAVVHLVDISKTEEPQKPDSGVVHHVAFASYGFAGMKRRLESKGMAFDSRQVPGGDLWQIFVNDPNGVMIELNYEAAKEQGEAAPLERADDVGAR, encoded by the coding sequence ATGAGCGTCAGTGTAGGCGTGCTCGACCATTTCAACATCCGGACCCGCCACCTCGCCGACACCGTCCGGTTCTACGAGGATATTCTGGGGCTGGAGAAGGGCGCCCGGCCGAACTTCGCTTTCCCCGGAGCGTGGATGTATTCCGAGGGCAAGGCGGTGGTGCATCTGGTCGATATTTCCAAGACCGAGGAGCCGCAGAAGCCGGATTCCGGCGTCGTCCACCACGTCGCTTTTGCCAGCTACGGTTTCGCCGGCATGAAGCGGCGGCTGGAGTCCAAAGGCATGGCATTCGACTCGCGGCAGGTTCCGGGCGGCGACCTCTGGCAGATCTTCGTCAATGACCCCAACGGCGTCATGATCGAGCTGAATTACGAGGCCGCCAAGGAGCAGGGCGAAGCGGCGCCCCTCGAGCGGGCGGATGACGTCGGGGCGAGGTAG
- a CDS encoding helix-turn-helix domain-containing protein, producing MSKKRFANVWDAIEDTPAQAENMKLRSALMMALKDHIARTGLSQSEAAKLLGVTQPRISDLMRGKIELFGLDTLVNMIGAAGLHVEMRISDAA from the coding sequence ATGAGCAAGAAACGCTTCGCCAATGTGTGGGATGCAATTGAGGATACACCTGCGCAAGCTGAGAACATGAAGCTCCGTTCCGCGCTGATGATGGCTTTGAAGGATCATATCGCCCGGACGGGGCTGAGCCAATCGGAGGCTGCGAAGCTTCTTGGGGTTACCCAGCCGCGTATCTCTGATCTCATGCGCGGCAAGATCGAATTGTTTGGCCTCGATACCTTGGTCAACATGATCGGAGCCGCCGGCTTGCATGTTGAGATGCGTATCTCGGACGCCGCCTGA
- a CDS encoding Mrp/NBP35 family ATP-binding protein yields MSVTQQQVLDALAKVASPRGTALTAANVLSAVSVTDGKVFFSINVDAAEARAWESVRAQAEAAVRAIPGVTVALIALTAERKAGAAAAPAPSAHRHTHGVPPVSAHRPPQSPTSPMSKQAEIPGIAAVIAVASGKGGVGKSTTALNLALGLRDLGLRVGLLDADIYGPSVPRLTGIREKPQLNDDKKMIPIPRFGLAIMSIGFLVEEDTAMIWRGPMVMSAITQMLRDVAWGTLDILVVDMPPGTGDAQLTLAQNVPLKGAVIISTPQDLSLIDARRGLAMFKKVNVPVLGIVENMSYFQCPHCGTKSDIFGHGGARHEAERLAVPFLGEIPLHMSIRATSDSGTPVVESEPDGPHAAIYRAIGAKVRDQLKGVIAAA; encoded by the coding sequence GTGAGCGTAACGCAGCAGCAGGTTCTCGATGCGCTGGCCAAGGTGGCGTCGCCGCGCGGCACCGCGTTGACCGCGGCTAATGTGCTGTCGGCGGTCTCGGTGACCGACGGCAAGGTGTTTTTCTCGATCAATGTCGATGCCGCGGAAGCCCGCGCCTGGGAAAGCGTACGCGCCCAAGCCGAAGCCGCGGTGCGCGCCATTCCCGGCGTCACCGTGGCTTTGATTGCGCTCACCGCGGAACGCAAGGCGGGCGCCGCCGCCGCGCCGGCTCCGTCGGCACATCGCCACACCCACGGCGTGCCGCCGGTCTCGGCGCATCGGCCGCCGCAGTCTCCGACATCGCCGATGTCGAAGCAGGCGGAAATTCCCGGCATTGCCGCGGTCATCGCGGTGGCCTCCGGCAAAGGCGGCGTCGGAAAATCAACCACCGCGCTCAATCTGGCGCTGGGCTTGCGCGATCTCGGTCTGCGCGTCGGCCTGCTGGACGCCGACATCTATGGGCCGTCGGTGCCGCGGTTGACCGGGATTCGCGAGAAGCCGCAGCTCAACGACGACAAGAAGATGATTCCGATTCCGCGTTTCGGCCTCGCCATCATGTCGATCGGCTTCCTGGTCGAAGAGGATACCGCCATGATCTGGCGCGGGCCGATGGTGATGTCGGCGATCACCCAGATGCTGCGCGACGTCGCATGGGGTACGCTCGATATTCTCGTGGTCGACATGCCTCCCGGCACCGGCGATGCGCAACTGACGCTGGCGCAGAACGTGCCTCTCAAGGGTGCGGTGATCATCTCGACCCCGCAGGATCTTTCCCTGATCGATGCGCGGCGGGGACTGGCAATGTTCAAGAAGGTCAACGTGCCGGTGCTCGGCATTGTCGAGAATATGAGCTATTTCCAGTGCCCGCATTGCGGCACGAAGTCGGACATCTTCGGTCACGGCGGCGCGCGGCACGAGGCCGAGCGGCTCGCGGTGCCTTTTTTAGGCGAAATTCCGCTGCATATGTCGATACGCGCCACCTCTGATTCGGGGACCCCGGTGGTGGAGAGCGAGCCGGACGGCCCGCACGCCGCGATCTACCGGGCGATCGGGGCCAAGGTCCGCGATCAGCTCAAGGGCGTCATCGCCGCGGCCTGA
- a CDS encoding type II toxin-antitoxin system RelE/ParE family toxin — MMVSKPVEFRGSALEDLRAFPEAARGEAGYQLDQIQRGREPDDWKPMNAVGRGVREIRIRDAAGAFRVLYVAKFDDAVYVLHCFQKKTQKTSKTDMNLTAQRYRDLLKELGR; from the coding sequence ATGATGGTTTCCAAGCCCGTCGAGTTCCGAGGTAGCGCACTGGAGGATTTACGCGCGTTTCCGGAGGCGGCCCGGGGTGAGGCGGGATATCAGCTTGACCAAATCCAGCGAGGGCGCGAGCCAGACGACTGGAAGCCCATGAATGCGGTCGGTCGAGGGGTACGCGAAATTCGGATTCGGGATGCCGCGGGAGCATTCAGAGTGTTGTATGTGGCAAAGTTCGACGACGCCGTCTACGTGTTGCACTGTTTCCAGAAGAAGACGCAGAAAACGAGCAAGACGGATATGAACCTAACCGCCCAGCGTTACCGGGATTTGTTAAAGGAGCTAGGTCGATGA
- the dusA gene encoding tRNA dihydrouridine(20/20a) synthase DusA, translated as MNSNENKMLDLRFSVAPMMDWTDRHCRVFHRLMTRRSLLYTEMLTTPAILHGDRKRLLGFDPCEHPVALQLGGSDPRELAAAAKIGEDFGYDEINLNVGCPSDRVKDGRFGACLMAEPALVAACVEAMKRAVGISVTVKCRIGIDDQDPETALDALARGVVNAGADALIVHARKAWLNGLSPKENRDIPPLDYDRVYRLKAAMPNMPVIINGGIASLAEAKAHLGFVDGVMLGRAAYQEPWRLLSADPELFGEAAPHATMKQVFEAMMPYIESELALGTRLHSITRHFVGAFHAVPGARAFRRHLAENGVKPGAGVNVLRDAIALVEDRVALAA; from the coding sequence ATAAATTCGAATGAAAACAAGATGTTAGACCTTCGCTTCTCCGTGGCCCCGATGATGGATTGGACCGACCGGCATTGCCGCGTCTTCCACCGCCTGATGACGCGGCGGAGCCTGCTTTACACCGAGATGCTGACGACGCCCGCCATCCTTCATGGCGATCGCAAGCGGCTGCTCGGATTCGATCCGTGCGAACATCCGGTGGCACTTCAGCTTGGCGGCTCGGATCCGCGCGAACTCGCGGCGGCTGCCAAAATCGGCGAGGATTTCGGCTATGACGAGATCAACCTCAATGTCGGCTGCCCGTCGGACCGGGTGAAGGACGGCCGCTTCGGTGCCTGCCTGATGGCGGAGCCGGCGCTGGTCGCCGCTTGCGTGGAGGCCATGAAGCGCGCGGTCGGCATTTCCGTCACGGTGAAGTGCCGGATCGGCATCGATGATCAGGATCCGGAAACGGCGCTCGATGCGCTCGCGCGCGGCGTCGTCAATGCCGGCGCGGACGCGCTGATCGTCCACGCCCGCAAAGCCTGGCTCAACGGATTATCGCCGAAGGAAAATCGTGACATCCCGCCGCTCGATTATGACAGGGTCTATCGGCTGAAGGCCGCCATGCCAAACATGCCCGTCATCATCAATGGCGGGATCGCAAGCCTCGCGGAGGCCAAAGCGCACCTCGGCTTTGTCGACGGCGTCATGCTGGGCCGCGCCGCCTATCAGGAGCCATGGCGGCTGTTGTCGGCCGATCCCGAACTGTTCGGCGAGGCCGCGCCGCACGCGACCATGAAGCAGGTGTTCGAGGCCATGATGCCCTATATCGAAAGCGAACTCGCGCTAGGCACGCGGCTGCATTCGATCACGCGGCATTTTGTCGGTGCGTTTCACGCGGTGCCCGGCGCGCGGGCGTTTCGCCGTCACCTCGCTGAGAACGGCGTCAAACCGGGCGCTGGTGTGAATGTCCTGCGCGATGCGATCGCGCTGGTCGAGGACCGCGTTGCATTGGCAGCGTAA